The following DNA comes from Mycolicibacterium lutetiense.
AGCGGCACCGAACATGCTGATTCTGCGGGTCCGGCGACGGCTACTAGCGGCGTGTCTCGTCCTGTGGCTGGACTACATCGGTTCCCGTCAGCCACGATGGATCGCATGAACAACGCTGAGCTGCATGTCACCGTTGCCGCGGTGACTGAGGCGTTGCGGGCGGAGTCTCGCCAACCCGCGGAACCGGACACGGTGCTGACCATTGAAGAGGCCGCAGAGTGGCTGGGGGTGTCACGGTCGTTGATCTACACACTGATGGGCACCGGTGAGCTGAGCAGCATCAAAATCGGCCGGCGCCGGTTCATCCCGGTTGTTGAAGCTGAACGGTTGATTCGCGGCGAAGCTGCCTGATGTTGGCGCGGTCAGCACACCTGCGCTGTGCGTTCTAGTGTGGATTCGGAAGCAGCGATCGTATCGATGATCGCCTTGCCGACAAGGCTCGGAACCTGTTGAGGCAGCATGTGTCCGGCCCACGGGACGTGTAGATGCACAGCTCCGGGAATGGTGGCGGCCATTTCCTCCGCATGTGCCGTAGGGGTAAGGACGTCTAGTCCTCCGGACAGCACCGTGGTGTGAGCACGAATGCCTGTCAGTGCGGTGTGAACATCGAAGTCGCGCAGGCTGGGCAGGAATCCGACCGCAGTGCGTAGCGATGTGTTGGCCAGCGCGCTGGAGACCACCGAGCTCAGCCCTCGCTGATTGATCCCACCGTGGGTGCTGAGCTGGTCGAGGACTAGACGAAGTGGTGTCGTAACGGCCGCGGCGGCGCGGGGCGGGATGTGGCTGGCGATCTCGACGAGCCCGTCGAGGACCGGAAGGTTCAGCAGCTGGCCGACTCCGTGTCGTGCAATCCGACCGGATGCAGTAGCGCACAACACCAGTCCGCGTACTTCGGCGGTGCACCTGTGGGAGATGCGTGACAGGTAGGTCAATGCGACCATCGCCCCGAGCGAATGGCCAATCAGGGTGACTGGTCCAACGGGGTCGACGGCGATGAGGAGGTCGTCGAGGTCGTCGGCGAGCTGGTCGACGTTATAGGTATGGATGGGGGTGGACGACGATTCTCCGTGACCACGATGGTCATATCCGATGACGCGTGCTCGTCCGTCGAAGCGCTTTGTCACCGCGTGGATCTGAGCGTCCCACGCGGTGCGGTCCAGGCACAGTCCATGTAGAAACACCGCGGTGCTGTGGGCGTCGGGCCTGCCCCACTGGGACACTGCTAGTGATGTTCCGTCACGGGTGAGGATGCGTTGCTGGCGGGGCTTCAGTCCATGTGCGATGGGCATGGCGGTATTACCTCGTCTTCCCGTGGCCGGCTGTGCTGGTGCTCAACATCAGCGTCTGTGCGGGGAGGCGGCACGCTACCGTGCGCAGGTAGGTGTCGATATCGCCGGCAGGTGTTGGGTCGGGCCACACCAGCACGGTCAGTGATCCGTCGGTAAAGATGACCTCGGTCTTGTGCCAGAACGTGTTCGGGGCGTCGCCTGGCTGCATTCCGGGCGGCCCGCCTGTGGCGTAGGTAAGAGGGCGGATCCCGTCGGCGCCGGCGCTCATGTGCCTACGCCTCGGGGGAGGCGAGGTCGCCGATCCCGTACTGGACGGCGAAGGCTCGGATGAAATCAAGGGATCGGCGACAGTCGCTGACGGTGCGGTGCATGGAGGGGGCGACCGCGTTGGTGAGTGCGGCGTGCCTGTCCGGGTCTATGAACCGCGCCAGTTCGAGTAGGGCTGAGGCGTCGATCGTGCGGTGGTTGAAGCGTGAGAACAACTTCGGCATATGCCGTTCCAGGAACGGACCGTCCAACGAACGGACGGAGCTGCCGACCATCGGAACCGGTTGAGTGATCTGGTGTTCGTCAAGGAACTTGCGGATTTCTCGGGCCCCGCTCCGTCGGCTGGGCGACACGACCCGGTTGGAGTTGGACAGGTCCGTGGGGGCGAGGAATCCGCAAGGGTTCAGGAGGTCAGCGATCAATCCGTTGTCCAGGTGCATGGCCTGCGCCATGGTGAGTCCCGCATCGTCGCGACGGGTAGTCGCGGAACCTGCTGCGGCGCCTGTAGTCACGATGAAGCTGTTCCAGCGCTGTTGAATGCGCGACGCCCAGGCCGTGGTGGAGTCGGTCACTAGGAGCACGCTGCGATGGTCGACTTCACGCAGTGTGTTGTCGATGATGACAACACCGAGCTCGAGGATGAGGTCATGTCTCGGGTCGAGTCCGGTGGTTTCGATATCGATGACGGCGAGGTTGCCGGTTCCGGCGTCTGACACGGTGTCTCCTCGTCAGATCTGCGCCGGCGCGTGTGCGAGAGCGTCTCGCAGTGCAAGCACCGCCGCCTCTGCGTCCGCCCAGCGTCGACCTGCCACGGCGCGATAGAACATCGCGGCGTCGGCGTCGGTTTCAGCGTCGGCGACCTGCAGCAGCAACTTGGCGGCCTTGCGGGGAACACGGCGCAACTTTGGTGCGTGGTTGCGCGCGTCGGCGAGGAGGAAGAGCGACTTCTCCAGGTCCTGCAGCGGATTTCCCTTGTCGCCGCGACGCCATACGTACTTCACGGCGTTTCCCGGGTCGAAGCTGAGTTGGCGGGTGACCTCGATGCATTCGATACCGCTTGGATGGTTGGTGTAGTGCGACGGATGATTCACCGGGTCATGGCCGGTGGCGAGGTCGACTGCGGTCATCTCAATCCTCCTGGATCTCTAAAATAGAGATTAACACGAGTTGCAGTTCGTTGACCAGCTATCGGGAGAGGGAGCGCGGTCGGTTGGCTCACGGCCGCGGTTGCCCGGCCGCCGAATCTTGCCGCGTACCTCTGAGTGCGCTGTTGCGATCGTGTTGGGTACGGCACAGGACACTGGGCCGGCGCGTGGCGATGCTGGGTGTTTCCTCGGCACCGAAACCGCTTAAGCCACGGCGCTGTTGAAAATGTAGGCCCGGTGTGGAGCCTCGCCCGGCCTCTGAAAACGACGATGCCCCACAGACCGTCACGGGTCCATGGGGCATCGTCGGAACCGGCCTTTAGTCCGACAGCTGCTCGCTCTCGAAGTCACGGTGACCAGGAAGGTGATTCGAGGATGCGTTCAAAAGCGTCGGGCTCATCCTTGGCCTAGCTGACAAGGCAGTGGCCAGGTCGGACATGCGCCGGTCAGGACTTCTTGACCCGCAGCGTTCCCAGGCCTTTGCCCGTGAGCACCTTCGGGCTGGCGAAGCCGGTCTCCACCAATTCGGAAGCGGCGTTGTTGAACTCGACCGCTGCCTCGTTGACGATGTCGGCCAACTTGGCGATGTCGGCGTCGACCTCAGCCTGAAGTTCGGCCACGCGCACCCGACCGGCCTCACGTCCGGCCTCGAGGTCGGCGGTGGACTGGTCGTAGAAGCTGCGCAGCTCGCGCAAGGTACGCAGACCCTCGGCCAGTCGTGCCGCGTCGGCGGCGTCCTGGTCGGTGCCGACGTAGGTCTCGTTGATGGTGTCAGTCACGGGAAACTCCTTCTATGGTCTCGGGTTCTGTGTGGTGGTGTGGGTGGATCGGTTAGTCGGCAGGGAGTCGGCTCATCACCTCCGCCGCCAGCCACACGAATGGCAGCCGGGTGTCCTCGTCAAGCAGGTCCAGGCTCATCGGACCGCCCTCGCTGATGTGTTCATCCCACGGGATGGTGACGACTGGGAGTTGGTAGGAGGTGTGGATCCGGTCCCGCTCGGCTGCCACGTCGATGTGGCCCTTGCCCGGTCGCGTCTGAGTGAACACGACCACCGCATCTCTGAGCAGCTCCACGTACCGCCCACCGAACCGCTTCAATGTTTCGATCAGAACGTGCAACTCGTCGATCGAGTCGGCGGCAGTGGATGCTGCCAGCACCAGTTGGTCGGTCTGAGCCAGGCCCTGGTGATACACCTGCGAGTCGATATTGAGGCCGAAATCGAGAATCGACAGGTCGAACCACTTGGACAGTTCGCCCAGTGCCCGCTCCAGTTTCTCCGCGGTCAGGAACCCCGCACCGTCGGCGGTGCTGGCACCGAGAACCCGTAGCCCGGACTTGTCGGTGAGCAGGTAGCTGCTCACATCAGAGGCGCGGTTCAGGTCTTGGTCCGAAGCCAGAGACATTACCGAGGCGGGGGTCTGATCGCTGACCTTGCGCACGCGGTCTGTGAGATTTCCCAGTGGGTCAATCGACAACGCAGCTACTTTCATCCCGCGGTGGGCCGAGGAGATGGTGGCCCCCATGTTCAG
Coding sequences within:
- a CDS encoding exonuclease domain-containing protein — protein: MSDAGTGNLAVIDIETTGLDPRHDLILELGVVIIDNTLREVDHRSVLLVTDSTTAWASRIQQRWNSFIVTTGAAAGSATTRRDDAGLTMAQAMHLDNGLIADLLNPCGFLAPTDLSNSNRVVSPSRRSGAREIRKFLDEHQITQPVPMVGSSVRSLDGPFLERHMPKLFSRFNHRTIDASALLELARFIDPDRHAALTNAVAPSMHRTVSDCRRSLDFIRAFAVQYGIGDLASPEA
- a CDS encoding alpha/beta fold hydrolase; the encoded protein is MPIAHGLKPRQQRILTRDGTSLAVSQWGRPDAHSTAVFLHGLCLDRTAWDAQIHAVTKRFDGRARVIGYDHRGHGESSSTPIHTYNVDQLADDLDDLLIAVDPVGPVTLIGHSLGAMVALTYLSRISHRCTAEVRGLVLCATASGRIARHGVGQLLNLPVLDGLVEIASHIPPRAAAAVTTPLRLVLDQLSTHGGINQRGLSSVVSSALANTSLRTAVGFLPSLRDFDVHTALTGIRAHTTVLSGGLDVLTPTAHAEEMAATIPGAVHLHVPWAGHMLPQQVPSLVGKAIIDTIAASESTLERTAQVC
- a CDS encoding DUF3310 domain-containing protein; its protein translation is MTAVDLATGHDPVNHPSHYTNHPSGIECIEVTRQLSFDPGNAVKYVWRRGDKGNPLQDLEKSLFLLADARNHAPKLRRVPRKAAKLLLQVADAETDADAAMFYRAVAGRRWADAEAAVLALRDALAHAPAQI
- a CDS encoding MinD/ParA family ATP-binding protein, with product MTVPPEQPNVRRMRDKYRNAPAANDFIDRPAPAPPPAFTDPIPNGAPVPPPLGMGGRTAAAAQWAPAGQYDDVTVIGRPAVPADFGRPVTPTDLGRPAATADTGRAERIIEGRTEGAQRGWRAKANKMFWLHLSKGADEIAYDQRIAQIRRTLRAPKRVGVISGKGSAGKTAIALNMGATISSAHRGMKVAALSIDPLGNLTDRVRKVSDQTPASVMSLASDQDLNRASDVSSYLLTDKSGLRVLGASTADGAGFLTAEKLERALGELSKWFDLSILDFGLNIDSQVYHQGLAQTDQLVLAASTAADSIDELHVLIETLKRFGGRYVELLRDAVVVFTQTRPGKGHIDVAAERDRIHTSYQLPVVTIPWDEHISEGGPMSLDLLDEDTRLPFVWLAAEVMSRLPAD
- a CDS encoding helix-turn-helix domain-containing protein, with amino-acid sequence MNNAELHVTVAAVTEALRAESRQPAEPDTVLTIEEAAEWLGVSRSLIYTLMGTGELSSIKIGRRRFIPVVEAERLIRGEAA